The window TCATTGGCGGGGATTAAACTCTGAAATGAGCAGGCATGATAAAGGCATCTTCCATTGAGTAATACATTGGATTAACACTATATTCCAATAAACATACCTTAAACGAAATGAAGCAACAAACATCCACATTGACAATTCTACCCGTGCTGTTCGGGTTCTTTATTATGGGCTTTTGTGATGTAGTAGGGATTACCTCTACGCACGTAAAAGCCGATTTCGGATTGAGTGACACCTTGTCCAACATGATACCGGTGGCGCTTTTTTCCATGTTTCTTCTCTTTTCCGTCCCCACCGGCATGTTGATGAACAAGATCGGGCGCAAGCGCACCGTGTTGCTGAGTAATGCGGTTACGATGGTGGCGATGCTGATTCCCCTGTTGAGTTACACCTTTGCCACATCGCTGGCCGCATTTGTATTGCTGGGAATTGCCAATACCATATTGCAGGTGTCATTAAATCCCCTGCTGACCAATGTGGTGAAAGGGGATAAGCTGACCAGCAGCCTGACTGCCGGACAATTCGTGAAAGCAATCTCTTCCTTCAGCGGACCGTTTATTGCCGCTTTTGCAGCTTCACGGTTAGGCAACTGGCAATATATCTTTCCGATCTATGCCCTGATCACGTTGGTTTCTACGATCTGGTTGCTGACAACCTCTATTCATGAAGAGATTTCAGTCAATACCGCAAGTTCGTTTGGCAGTGTGTTTGGCATACTGAAAGACAAGACACTCCTGCTGCTTTTTCTGGGAATTGTCTTTGTGGTAGGCGTTGATGTCGGTATTAATACCGCTGCGCCCAAGATTCTGATGGAACGATGCGGAATGAATACCATTGACGCCGGATACGGAACAAGCATGTACTTTGCCTTCCGTACCGCAGGTGCATTTATCGGCGCTATATTGCTGGCACGCTATTCAGCTGCCCGTTTCTTTAAGATCACCACCGTGGTTGCTGTGATTGCATTGGCTGCTCTTCTTTTTGCGTCCGGACAGGTCGCGGTTTTTGCCTTATTGGCTATTATCGGTTTTTCGATTGCAAACGTCTTTTCCATTATTTTCGCGATGGCGATCCAGTTGCATCCCGATAAAGGCAATGAAATATCGGGACTGATGATTACCGGAGTATTTGGCGGGGCGGTGATCCCGTTTATCATGGGCGTTGCGTCGGATGCCGTTTGCTCGCAGGTGGGCTCGGTTACGGTTATTTTGTTAAGCGCGATTTATTTGTTGTTCTGCTCATTTGCCGTTAAACCCAAGCTTTAGGCTTATATAAATTAAGAATACAATGAAACTACTCTTTTCTTTAATAGCACTGGGTATGACAACGATTCAACTGGCTACTGCACAGGCTCCTCAGAAGCCTGAAAAATACGATATTGCCAAAGATCGCCTGCTATATACGATAGGATATGCCCATCTGGATTCGGAGTGGAACTGGGATTATCCATTCACGATCAATCAATGTATCCGGAATACCATGGAGGAAAACTTCCGTCTTTTTGAGAAGTACCCCGATTATGTATTCAACTTCACCGGCTCGCGCCGCTACAATATGATGAAGGAATACTATCCGGAGCAATTCAAAAAGGTGGTGGATTATGTCCACAAAGGCCGTTGGCACGTTTCCGGATCGTCGGTCGATGAAGGAGAGGTTAACATCTCATCCTCCGAATCATTGATCCGTCAGATTTTATACGGGAATAACTTCTTCCGCAGGGAGTTTGCCAAAGAGAGTGCAGATTATATGTTACCGGACTGTTTCGGCTTCCTGTACAATTTGCCAACGGTATTTCATCATTGCGGATTGTTGGGCTTTTCCACACAGAAACTGACCTGGCATTCTGCCGCGGGAGTTCCTTTCAATGTGGGCGTGTGGAATGGTCCGGATGGTAAAGGTGTAGTGGCTGCTTTGAATGCCAGCAACTATACTGGCCGGGTGGAGGAGCGTCTGGATAAAAATCCGGGGTGGATCAGCCGCCTGGATGATAATTTCAAAAAAACAGGATATGCGTTTGATTTTCGTTACTACGGAGTAGGAGACCAGGGCGGTTCCCCGCGTGAAAACGATGTCAAACATGCAGAGAAAAGCCTGAATAATCGGGACAGTAATTTCAAGGTGTTGCTCACATCGTCCGATCAGATGTTTAAAGATATTACTCCGGAAATCAGAAAAGCACTTCCAACCTATTCCGGTGATCTTTTGTTGATAGAGCACAGTGCCGGTTCCATGACTTCGCAGGCTTATATGAAGCGGGCTAACCGTAAGAACGAGCTTTTGGCACAGTCGGCTGAACAGGTTTCGGTTATGGCCGATTGGATGAAAGCGGCTGAATATCCCCTTCAAAAGATCAATAGTGCCTGGGATCTTGTCCTGGGTAGCCAGTTTCATGATATTTTGCCTGGAACCAGTATTCCCAAAGCGTATGAATATGCCTGGAACGATGAGTTTGTCGCCTCCAACGGTTTTGCAGAAATCCTTAAGCACGGAGTAAGCGCCATTGCCGGCAGTATGAATACTTTGACAGCAGGAAAAGCAGTTGTGATATATAACCCTGTCGCACATTCGCGGGAAGATGTTGTAACCGCAGAGCTTGAATATCCGGCGATGCCCGCTCATGTTGCTGTGTTTGATCACAACGGACTGGAAGTGTCGTCCCAGGTGATTTCGCGTGCAGGAAATAAGTTGACCCTGTTATTTCTGGCACAGGTGCCCCCGGTAGGGATGGCCGTGTATGATGTCCGTGAAGTGGCCGCGGCAAGAACCGGAAAGAGTCTCCTTTCTGCGACTAACCGTACTTTGGAAAACAGTTACTACAAAGTAGAATTTGCAACTAACGGAGATATACTGAGTATCAGGGACAAGAAAGCGAATAAGGAGCTGCTTTCCGCACCGGCCCGTCTGGAGTTTCAGCAAGAGCGTCCAGTGGAATGGCCGGCCTGGAATATGGATTGGGCGGACCGGAAGAAAGCGCCTGTGGACTTTATGGATAAAGATGCCGAACTGACCGTAGTTGAAAATGGTCCGGTTCGGGTAACTCTTCAGGTCAAACGGAAAGGCAGAAATTCAGAGATCGTGCAGCTGTTCAGCCTTTCTGCCAGTGAAGCCGGTAAACGCCTGGAGGTATCGAATAAAATAGACTGGCAATCCCGCGAGGTCAGTCTTAAGGCCTCTTTCCCATTGGCGGTGAACAATGAGAAAGCGACCTATAATCTCGGTGTCGGTACCATTGCCCGCGGTAATAATAACGAGAAAATGTTTGAAGTGCCGTTTAAAGAGTGGATGGACCTGACTGATAAATCGGGCCGGTATGGTGTCTCGATCCTGGAAGATTGCAAATATGGAGCCGACAAGCCCAACGATAACACATTGCGCCTGACACTGCTTTATACGCCCGGGGCAAAAGCCTTTAACGGGGCATACATGTACCAGAGCACCCAGGATTGGGGAATTCATGATGTGAAATACGCCATCTATGGCCATGAAGGTGGCTGGCAGGATGCAGGTCCGGCATGGCAGGCCAAGTTTTTCAATCAGCCTCTTATCGCTTTCGAATCTCCGAAACATGCCGGGGTTCAGGGAAAAACATTCTCCATGATTTCAATAGATAATCCGAAGGTAGGAGTGATGGCCTGTAAGAAAATGGAACAGGGCGATTATTATCTGGTCAGGGTGAATGAACTAGCCGGAGAGGATCAGAAGTCTGTCAGACTATCTCTTCCGGGAAAAATAATCAATGCCTATGAGGTGAACGGTCAGGAACAAAAGACAGGCAATGCCACGGTTCACGATGGCAAGCTTACGTTTGATCTGAGTCATTATACGATTCGCAGTTTCGCCGTTCAGCTTGAGGGGCAGGCTGTACAGAAAAACGGGATGAATCAACAATCGGTTGATTTGCCTTATGATGCCGATGTGGTAAGCTTTGACGGTAATCGTGACGATGGCGATTTTGTCTATAAGCAGACTTTGCCGGGAGAGTTATTGCCGGAGAGCGTTCAAAGTGAAGATATCCGGTTTGTATTGGGAGGGAAAAATGACGGTCAGAATAATGCTGTCTCCTGTAACGGTCAGAAGATACAACTGCCGCAGGGCAATTATACCCGGATCTATTTGCTCGCCGCTGCTACCGAAGATACAAAAGGCGATTTTCTGATTGACGGCCAGGTAAAACCATTGGATATTCAGGAGTGGACCGGTTATGTCGGACAGTTCTACAACCGGGTATTGAGCCGTGACCGCAATTCGGTGGTTGAGATGCAAAAGCCTTTTACCAAAAGGGATAATATTGCCTGGTATGCATCGCATGTGCATAATGCCTATCCGTCTTCAAACGAGGCTTATCAATATTGTTACCTCTATAAATATGAGGTTGAAATTCCGGCAGGGGCGAAAGAGCTGGTTTTGCCGGTAAACAATAGAATAAAACTGATGGCTGTAACGCTGGCTGCTCCGGCTATCGGGAATGTGACGCCGCTGCAACCGTTGTACGATGATTTTGCCGGTCATCCGGAATTCAAACTTAGGGAGAAATAGGGGGTATATATTCATGAAAGGTTATCGGACGGTTTGTCTGTTTTGGTAGTGAAAATGATTGTATAATAAATTAGTGAATCAAACTGCCGATAACTCTTTCTTTAAAAAACGGAGGGCACTCTTACAAGGGAGTGTCCTCTGTTTTTTCGGCTCTATAACGTTTTGTGTGGGTCTATTCTATCCTCTTTTAGGGAAAGAATTTATCTAAAAGATTTCGTGAAATAATTTAGGATCAACTTATCGAAATGATTTTAGCCACGAAACGTAGTTCGACGAAGTCAATGCACGAATTAAAACACAGCTTATAACCCACTTTAATCAGACATAATGAAAATCGTAGCTTCACGAATCTTTTTTCATTACTGAAAAAAGAAAAGACACATTCTTATTCGTGGATTGACTTCGTCGAACTACGTTTCGTGGCTAAAAAAAATGCTTCTAATTGGCTACGCCGATCTTCTATTCACCTGAGGAGATGCCTGGAAAAATTATTATTATGTAATGTAATCAGGCGAATACAATTCTTTCGGATATAGAGTATGTGTTGCCTGTTTTTGACACGAGAGTGTCCTTAATTGGTTAGGATTTGATTACAAAGTACTCAATTGACATCTACTTTTGCAACGTTAGCTTTAAGTGTAAAGCGTTGGTTATTACACTAAAAGGAGAATTAGTCATAAAAAAAGAATACAAGATGTTCTTCATCCTGTATTTATATTGATTCATATCATTCACCTTTAAATTAATTGTTGCTATGAAAAAATCCTACCTTGTCGCGTGCCTGTTGATGATTCTGGACATAAGCGTAAGAACTCTGGCTCAAACCAATCCGGGGACAGCCAATCTGAAACATCAATGGACATTTGACGATGGAACGGCCAATGATAACGTTGGCGGAATGAACGGTACTCTAATGAGCGGGGCTACCCAATAACCAGATCATTGCCGAATTTGAATCTGCTACAGAGGCTTCATCCCGCATTTACGTTTATAATATTCAGGGAGCGTTGCTATCCAACGAAGTTTTTACCTGTAATGCAGGCGTAAATAATAAGATCATCAAAGCTGAATATCCGGCGGGTATCTACCTGGTTCGCCTTACTGTAGCCGGACAAACAAGTTATGCCAAAGTTGTGAAATAGGTTGTTTTGTTTTTATGTTGATTGAAAGGGTGTCCTTCGGGATGCCCTTTTTTGTAGTTTCCGGCCGGAGATAATCCCTATCTGTCATATCAGATGAATATAACCTGCTTACGGTTTTGTTTCTCATTGACAGAATTTGTTGAAAACAGATCAGACAATTATCCACTATCTATCTTTATATTTGTTGAGTAAAAGTGGAATAAGCCAATCTGCAAAAAATATCCGGTACCATGTTTAAATACCTCAATATCATATTTGTCCTGGTCATAAGCTCTTGTGTTTCATTATTTGCTCAACTCCATCTTGTTTTTACTCCGATTGATACCAAAAACGGATTATCCGAAAATAGAATCCGTAATATCCTTCAACTGTCGGATGGCCGAATGGCGATAATGACAGAAGGTATAATGAATATTTACGATGGGACTATTTTTAAGCATGTCCATCTTAAAGGAACAAGTATTTTACCACTGACAGAATACAAAGGGTTTCATCATGGTTATGTGGATCGTGATTATATCTGGATGAAAAACCGGGGGCAACTGATGTTGATGGATGTCAGTCAGGAACATTTCGTGTCGCGTCCGGATAGTGTCCTGGCATCGATGCGTATCAGGGAGCCTCTGGCCGACTTTTTTATGGATGATGATCAAAACGATTGGTTTCGGACGGCTTCCGATAATATGATTTACAGAAATAGCCGGACCAACAAAACCCGTTTGTTCGTGAAAAATGTATCGTTTTTATCCGGTGCCAGAGATGAACTATATGATTTAGCTGTTTCCGGTGGGCGGGTCTTTTTCTTTTACCAACATGGTCAAGTGGTATGTTGCAACCTTAAATCGGGAAAGAAATTATACCAAATGAGTGTATTTCCGGAAAATGACCAGACACAATATGACCGGACGTTAATGCTGGTTCGTTCAAAAGACATGATATACCAGTTGAGGAATGGGGCTAAAGGAGCGATTTTACACCAGTTTAACGTGAAGCTTAAAACCTGGAAGGTTATTCTGAATACGAATGACGGTATGAATACGCTCACCAAAGATAAACAGGGGAATTTGTGGGTTGGAAGTAACAATGGCTTGTGGTATATCGACAATACTTTACAGAATAAAACGCTTATACCGGACTTCAGATTGGCCGATGGCTCTGTGATTAATTCCGTGGCAAGCACCCAATTTCACGACTCTCAGGGGGGATTGTGGATAGGTACTTTTAACCGTGGACTGCTTTATTATCACCCCGACCGCTTTAAGTTCCGCAATATTGGCCTATCCGCCTTTCCTTCCGGTATAAAGGGACTGGAAGTAACCTGTTTTTCCGGAAATGATAACCGGGGCGTAATGGTAGGAACTACACACGGTTTGTTTTATTATAAGCAGGAGTCCGGCCGGTTAGATGTCGTTTCTGATGTTCCCGCAGATGCAGCATGTATCTCGATGACTACCGATAGCCAGAACCGTACATGCTTGTGTACGGAAAACAGAGGAGTATATTGCTTCGATAAAACAGGTCTCAGACATTTTGTTCCCCCGGTTCCTATCCGTCAGATTTGCACGGTATCAGGTCGGGTTTATGCTGCGACTAATGATGGGTTGGGCTTTTTCAATCCTTTAACCGGAACAGTTCGACGTATTCCCTTACCGGTTAACCTAAGTCATCGGAGTTATATTTCCCAGCTATTGCTCATTGATAATAACCGGTTGCTTTTTCGGGGGAATGCTGGGTTGATCATCTATGATCTCCGCTCTAAAAAATTCAGCATACATCTGAATGAACTGCTAAAGAATGGCAATCAACAGTTCAACTGCATATGCAGAGACCGTTATGGCCGGGTGTGGATCGGCAGTCAGGATGGGCTATACGTCTGGATTCCGGCTTCTGACCGGGTTTATACGCTTTACACCGATGACGGGTTGGTGAATAATTGTGTCAAAGGAATTCAGGAAGATCATCAGGGTAGAATATGGGTTACTACCGCTGAAGGGGTTTCATCTATCAGGGTCATGGAAAATAAAAACGATTTGAAGTTTTCATTTTACAACTATAATATCTACGACGGTGTGCTGGGCAATGAATTTACCACCACGGCTACCTGGCTGAGTTCACATGGGTTATTGCTGTTGGGTGGGTTGAACGGATTCAATTCGATATTGCTGAATAAACCTGTTGCGCAATTCAGTCGTCTTCCACAGCCGTTATTTACCGGATTACGGTTGTTCGGCGATAGGGTAAAGCCGGGTGTTGCCTATGATGGTAATATGATCCTGTCCCGTTCGATAACCACAACAGAGCGTATTGTATTGAACCACAACCAGAACTTTATCAGCCTGGAGTTCTCTGCATTGAACTATGTAAATCCCACACAGACCTACTTCCGCTACCGTCTGGAAGGCGTTGACGAGAACTGGCGGGAGGTCACTTCCTCAACTGGAACAGGTGTGGCTACTTATACCAATCTTTCGCCCGGGACCTATCGTTTTCAGGTGAAATCTGCCAACAACAGCAAGGTATGGACGGCGGGTTATTCTGAAATCATAGTTGAGATAAAAGCTCCGTTTTGGAAAACCCCGTTGGCATATTTTATCTATCTGATATTGATTGCAGCGTCACTCTTCATTTTGCTAAAATACTATCAGCAACTGACTCATCAGCGGATGGCTCGTCGCAATGACGAGCAGTTGAATCGGATGAAGTTTAATTTCTTTACCAACATCAGCCATGAATTCCGAACACCGTTGACATTGATTATTACGCCATTGGAGTCGTGGTTGAAGGAGGCCAAAGGTACACCCGTGGAACCCCGCATTCGAAGCCTTTACCGCCATGCCCGTGATTTACAGAATCTGGTCAACCAGTTATTGGATTTCCGTCGGTTGGAGGTAAGCGGGGAGAAGCTCAATCTCACTTATGGCAACATTGTCGATTTCGTTAGTCAGTTTGAGGAGCTATTTAGCCGTCTGGCTCAGGAAAAGCGCATCGTATTTAATGTGAAAAGTGAACTGGATGAGCTTTATTGCTATTTTGACCGGGAGAAACTGTATCGTATTCTGAATAATTTACTCTCCAATGCCTTTAAATTTACCCCGGAAACGGGGCAAATATCAGTACAACTGAACTCTCTGAAAGAAGAGGGAAAAGAGTATCTGGAAATTCGGGTCAATGATACCGGAAGAGGTATTCCGCAGGACGAATTGGCCCGAATTTTTGACCGTTTCTATCAGGCAAATGGAACGGAGCAGGGGAGTGGCATTGGGCTGCATCTGGTCAAAGAGTATGTCGGGTTGCATTCCGGGCAAATCAATGTAGAAAGTCAGCAGGGGAGAGGTACCACTTTCACGCTGAGAATTCCGACCAGTTTGATCCCGGAAACGACGGACGAGCAAATCCTATTCGAAGAAGTCATAGAGCAGCCGAATGCCACTGAGATGTCTATTCATTCAGACCAAAAATACAAGCTGCTGGTGGTGGAAGATAATTCGGAATTACGCCACTTCCTGGTGAGTGAATTGTCCAAAAGTTATGAGGTGTTGGAAGCTCCCGATGGTATTGCCGGTAAGTCAATAGCTTGCGAATCATTGCCCGACCTGGTGATTAGTGATGTGATGATGCCGGGCATGGATGGTTTGGAACTGTGCCGGCAACTCAAGTCAGACCTGCAAACATCGCACATCCCGGTTATATTGCTGACGGCACGGACTTCTGACGAACACAAACTGGAAGGTTACCGTTCGGGTGCTGACGAGTATTTGCCCAAGCCTTTTAACCTCGATATTCTTCACCTGCGTATCAATAAGCTTATCGAACAACAACAGAACCGACAGCAGCAATTTTCTCGTAAAATAGAGGTCAATCCGAAAGAGATCACCATCACTTCTTTGGATGAAAAGCTGGTAGAAAAAGCATTGTCCTGCATCGAGCGCAATATGGACAATCCCGAATATTCGGTTCAGCAGTTTAGCGAGGAGATGGGAATGGACCGTACGGTACTGTACAAGAAATTGCAAAGCATAACCGGACTTGCCCCGTCTGAATTTATCCGTTCTATCCGCTTGAAGCGTGCGGCTCAGTTGCTCGCTCAGGGGCAGCTTTCGGTGAGCGAGGTTGCGGATATGGTCGGATTTAATACGCAACGCTATTTCTCAAACTACTTCAAAGAGGCGTTTGGTGTGACTCCATCGCAGTATATTCAGAATAACCGGAAAAAGTGATATGAGGGTGATGAATAAAAGCTGACGAGTTTTTAAATATTGATGTCTGGAAATATTTCTTCGTTCTGAAAGTCAGGTATAATGAGTTTTGCAGAAAAGATAGTGTTGTCATCCCGCACTTGATGCGGGATCTCTCAACCAGAAAAATCTGATTAATAACCGGTCTTCGATTTTGAGATCCCGTGTCAGGCACGGGATGACAGTGCGAATATTGGCTCATTAATTTGTAAAGTAGCACGAGGTTATTTATTCAAAAGTAATTGATTATTGACATTACGCCTGCCTGGGTTATAATATTCCCAGACCCATTTAATCCCCAAAACAACAAATCATACATCAATAAACAACCAGATAATCATATCCGCTACGCCGGTACTCCATACTTTTGTCTCATTATTTGTTTTAAAATCAAATCTTTAATTCTAATCACAAATGAAAAGGAAAAGTGTGATTGTTGCGTTGCTCGGTACCATTCTGGTTATACCGGTGTCAGCGCAGAACTACCAAAAAACAGCACAGGGTATTAAAACCCGGCTTCAGTCGATGGATGTTGAGGTGCAATTTTACAGCCCTTCCATCGTGCGGGTATTGAAAGCCCCCGAAGGTTTCGTTTACAGGAAAGAGAGTCTATCTGTGGTAAAGAAACCGCAGGATACCCGGTTTACCACCACACAGCAGG of the Parabacteroides sp. FAFU027 genome contains:
- a CDS encoding MFS transporter; the protein is MKQQTSTLTILPVLFGFFIMGFCDVVGITSTHVKADFGLSDTLSNMIPVALFSMFLLFSVPTGMLMNKIGRKRTVLLSNAVTMVAMLIPLLSYTFATSLAAFVLLGIANTILQVSLNPLLTNVVKGDKLTSSLTAGQFVKAISSFSGPFIAAFAASRLGNWQYIFPIYALITLVSTIWLLTTSIHEEISVNTASSFGSVFGILKDKTLLLLFLGIVFVVGVDVGINTAAPKILMERCGMNTIDAGYGTSMYFAFRTAGAFIGAILLARYSAARFFKITTVVAVIALAALLFASGQVAVFALLAIIGFSIANVFSIIFAMAIQLHPDKGNEISGLMITGVFGGAVIPFIMGVASDAVCSQVGSVTVILLSAIYLLFCSFAVKPKL
- a CDS encoding alpha-mannosidase; this translates as MKLLFSLIALGMTTIQLATAQAPQKPEKYDIAKDRLLYTIGYAHLDSEWNWDYPFTINQCIRNTMEENFRLFEKYPDYVFNFTGSRRYNMMKEYYPEQFKKVVDYVHKGRWHVSGSSVDEGEVNISSSESLIRQILYGNNFFRREFAKESADYMLPDCFGFLYNLPTVFHHCGLLGFSTQKLTWHSAAGVPFNVGVWNGPDGKGVVAALNASNYTGRVEERLDKNPGWISRLDDNFKKTGYAFDFRYYGVGDQGGSPRENDVKHAEKSLNNRDSNFKVLLTSSDQMFKDITPEIRKALPTYSGDLLLIEHSAGSMTSQAYMKRANRKNELLAQSAEQVSVMADWMKAAEYPLQKINSAWDLVLGSQFHDILPGTSIPKAYEYAWNDEFVASNGFAEILKHGVSAIAGSMNTLTAGKAVVIYNPVAHSREDVVTAELEYPAMPAHVAVFDHNGLEVSSQVISRAGNKLTLLFLAQVPPVGMAVYDVREVAAARTGKSLLSATNRTLENSYYKVEFATNGDILSIRDKKANKELLSAPARLEFQQERPVEWPAWNMDWADRKKAPVDFMDKDAELTVVENGPVRVTLQVKRKGRNSEIVQLFSLSASEAGKRLEVSNKIDWQSREVSLKASFPLAVNNEKATYNLGVGTIARGNNNEKMFEVPFKEWMDLTDKSGRYGVSILEDCKYGADKPNDNTLRLTLLYTPGAKAFNGAYMYQSTQDWGIHDVKYAIYGHEGGWQDAGPAWQAKFFNQPLIAFESPKHAGVQGKTFSMISIDNPKVGVMACKKMEQGDYYLVRVNELAGEDQKSVRLSLPGKIINAYEVNGQEQKTGNATVHDGKLTFDLSHYTIRSFAVQLEGQAVQKNGMNQQSVDLPYDADVVSFDGNRDDGDFVYKQTLPGELLPESVQSEDIRFVLGGKNDGQNNAVSCNGQKIQLPQGNYTRIYLLAAATEDTKGDFLIDGQVKPLDIQEWTGYVGQFYNRVLSRDRNSVVEMQKPFTKRDNIAWYASHVHNAYPSSNEAYQYCYLYKYEVEIPAGAKELVLPVNNRIKLMAVTLAAPAIGNVTPLQPLYDDFAGHPEFKLREK
- a CDS encoding T9SS type A sorting domain-containing protein, with protein sequence MYVYNIQGALLSNEVFTCNAGVNNKIIKAEYPAGIYLVRLTVAGQTSYAKVVK
- a CDS encoding hybrid sensor histidine kinase/response regulator transcription factor → MFKYLNIIFVLVISSCVSLFAQLHLVFTPIDTKNGLSENRIRNILQLSDGRMAIMTEGIMNIYDGTIFKHVHLKGTSILPLTEYKGFHHGYVDRDYIWMKNRGQLMLMDVSQEHFVSRPDSVLASMRIREPLADFFMDDDQNDWFRTASDNMIYRNSRTNKTRLFVKNVSFLSGARDELYDLAVSGGRVFFFYQHGQVVCCNLKSGKKLYQMSVFPENDQTQYDRTLMLVRSKDMIYQLRNGAKGAILHQFNVKLKTWKVILNTNDGMNTLTKDKQGNLWVGSNNGLWYIDNTLQNKTLIPDFRLADGSVINSVASTQFHDSQGGLWIGTFNRGLLYYHPDRFKFRNIGLSAFPSGIKGLEVTCFSGNDNRGVMVGTTHGLFYYKQESGRLDVVSDVPADAACISMTTDSQNRTCLCTENRGVYCFDKTGLRHFVPPVPIRQICTVSGRVYAATNDGLGFFNPLTGTVRRIPLPVNLSHRSYISQLLLIDNNRLLFRGNAGLIIYDLRSKKFSIHLNELLKNGNQQFNCICRDRYGRVWIGSQDGLYVWIPASDRVYTLYTDDGLVNNCVKGIQEDHQGRIWVTTAEGVSSIRVMENKNDLKFSFYNYNIYDGVLGNEFTTTATWLSSHGLLLLGGLNGFNSILLNKPVAQFSRLPQPLFTGLRLFGDRVKPGVAYDGNMILSRSITTTERIVLNHNQNFISLEFSALNYVNPTQTYFRYRLEGVDENWREVTSSTGTGVATYTNLSPGTYRFQVKSANNSKVWTAGYSEIIVEIKAPFWKTPLAYFIYLILIAASLFILLKYYQQLTHQRMARRNDEQLNRMKFNFFTNISHEFRTPLTLIITPLESWLKEAKGTPVEPRIRSLYRHARDLQNLVNQLLDFRRLEVSGEKLNLTYGNIVDFVSQFEELFSRLAQEKRIVFNVKSELDELYCYFDREKLYRILNNLLSNAFKFTPETGQISVQLNSLKEEGKEYLEIRVNDTGRGIPQDELARIFDRFYQANGTEQGSGIGLHLVKEYVGLHSGQINVESQQGRGTTFTLRIPTSLIPETTDEQILFEEVIEQPNATEMSIHSDQKYKLLVVEDNSELRHFLVSELSKSYEVLEAPDGIAGKSIACESLPDLVISDVMMPGMDGLELCRQLKSDLQTSHIPVILLTARTSDEHKLEGYRSGADEYLPKPFNLDILHLRINKLIEQQQNRQQQFSRKIEVNPKEITITSLDEKLVEKALSCIERNMDNPEYSVQQFSEEMGMDRTVLYKKLQSITGLAPSEFIRSIRLKRAAQLLAQGQLSVSEVADMVGFNTQRYFSNYFKEAFGVTPSQYIQNNRKK